CGACCCATCAAGCGACCGGCAGCGTGGCCAGCTTCCATGGTGAGACGGGAGATTCGATTCTTAAACAAGTTGAAGGCGAGAATCGCGGGAATGGCGAGCACGAGACCGACGAGGGTCGTAATGAGAGCCATCGAAATACCTTCCGCCAAATCGGAGGCCTTGGGCGTGGCACCGCTAATCGCGATCACCTGGAACGATGCCACCATTCCGTCCACCGTGCCGAGCAAACCGACGAGTGGGCTGATGCTGGCGATGAGCGAGATATAGCTGAGACGATGCTCAATCTTCATCCCTTCGTCTTCGGCGGTTTCGGCCATGGCTTCCATCGCCTTGTCGTAGCCGGCTTGCAAGTTGGCCATGCCCGAAGAGAGCATTTGCCCTAGGAACGATTCATCGTTCTTCGCCAGATCAAAGGCTTCTTGGAAGCGCTTTTCGTTGAGGTGAGCTTCGAAGGCATCGATCAAGTGGCGGGGGACGAAGGAATCGCGGCGGCAGACCAGGAAGTTCATCACCAAAATAGCCACGAAGCTAAACGACAGAGCCAGGAAGGCGATGGTGTAACGAATACCAAGCGCTTTGAAGAACCAGGCGAGGTAGCTTTGCTGAGGCTTGCCAGCGGGCTCTTCGGCGGCAGCGGGCTCTTCGGCAGGCTCGTCCTGCGCAACGGCTACGGGGCCGGTGACGATGCCGAGCGAACGGCCAGCCTCAACGCTTAGACCAAGCGCAAGCAGCAGGACTACAACCAAACCCCACGGCTTTGAAACTTCAAGCCACCGCATGACTGCCTCCCCAAATCCCGAGTAAACCCGATGTAAAGATTGTTTCCAAGAATAGTTGCCTAAACAGATTCTTTCCAGCGCTGCGAATTTATTCCCTGCAGGTATTTTGCGGTCACCAGGTTCATCCTGGCGGCACAACTATTCCAAATGGAGAAATCTCGCGAGAGACCCGTGGGCAGGGCAGTGAAGGAAGCGATCTGCAGATGCGAGGGTGCCGTAGGCAAACCATCGCCAGCTCGAATGAGCCGGCACCCCGATGTGGACTGGACATTCTAATTACCGAGGCGGGGCATAGTAAAGCAGCAACCCGCGTTTTTGGCACTGAAAAGCTATTCTTTCGCATTCCAGATGCTACCAGCGTAACGTTCGCGCAACGTTGCCCGGGCAGCGGTCGCCCGGTCGGCCTTGTTCAGGTCACCCCACAGCTTGACCAGGTTGTAGAGGGCTTCGGCATGGGCGTCGCTATCGGCGTAGAACAAAACATCGGTATGCAGATAGGCGAGTAAAGCGTCCTTCGGGCGGCCGGCCTTCAGGTGGCAGGCACCGAGAGCGTTGTAAGCGCGGGCAAAGAGCTTGGCGTCTTGCGGGTCATTCTTGGCAATGATCCCTTCGGCCATGGCAACGCCTTCATCGGCCTTGCCGGTTTCGCCCAGGCACTGGGCCTTGCCGACCGAGGCCAGCATTTTCTGCTGGGTGGCTTCCACGGTGCTGAGATTGCCGGCGAGCACGGCTTCGAACCCGGCGAGGGCGGCGGGGAAGTTCTTTTGAGCGACTTGGGCCCGCGCGACGGCGTTGTTGGCCCGCATTTGATAATCTTCGAACGGAGCCTTGGAGATTGGCGTGTAGTAGCGGACCGCGTTCTCGTACTTGCCCGAAGAGGCAGCCAGGTCGCCGAGCAGTTCGGCCGCTTCGTAGAAGTGATAGCTATCGGGAGCGGAGCGGAGGAAGGCCAGCATGTCGGCTTCGGCCTTCGTCTTGTCCCCACCTTCGCTCATGGCCAAGCGCAGTTCAGACAGTGCTTTGTAATAGGCCGCATCGTGCCGCATGAACTCGCGCGTGAGGGCCGCTGGGTCGACTTTCTTCAGTTCTTCAACGGCTGCGTTGTAGTTCTTCGCCACAACCGAGTTGCGGGCATTAGTTAGTTCGTTCGGTTCGTCGGCGAAGATCACGCGAGTGATTTCGTTGACGGGAAAAGATCGGGGCACGCCGGCCATATCGAGCGCGATCTCGTTCTTGGTGATCGTGGTAACGGTCCCCTTGCTCGGCACACCACCCTTGGTGGAATAGATCGTATCGAGCGACTGGGCCTGAGCGGCCAACGTGCAGCAACTGCCGAGAATGGCAGCAGCAACTGCGATCGTGGACTGACGGAACTGCATGACAAAATCTCCGGTTCGATAAGGTCGCCGCGAAGCAAGGCGGCGCTGAAATGTTGGAACGAATGTCGACTTGGAGGCGAATGAGCAAGCGGATGACACGGAACTATTTGGCAGAAGTGGCACTTCCAGCTGCCTTGGTGGTTGTTGTCGGAGCGGTCGTCGTCCCAGCCTTGGTAGGCGTCGTGCTATTCGCAGCTGGAGGTTCTGGCTGCCGCAGAGCGGCCAGGCCTAGTGGGCGTTCACCCAGGGCTTGTTGAACATTTTTGAGCAACGAGTCGTACTGGGCCCGCCACTTGTCGCCCCCCAGGTCGGGATAGAAGCCATACATGATGGCAACGTCCTTCTTGGCGTAGGCCAGTTGTTCCTTCTTCTTTACGTCGGTCTTCTGAGCCATCGCGTAGTTGTAGCGGCAGAGGGCCAGGTTGAACCGTGCTTCGTGGAAGATGTCTTTGTACTGAGCATTGGATGCGACAATTCTCGCAACTTGCGCCCAGCCCCAAACGTTGTTCTTGTCTTGCTTGGTCTTCGGATCTTTCATGGGGCGGGCACCGAAAATCGCCCGCTGATAGTTGTCTTCCATCTTCTCTCCCTTGAGCGCGCCCCAATCCTGATAGGTGCGGGCAGCTTCGATCTGCACAGGGAGAAGCATGTTCTGAGCCTTCAAGATCTCGTCGAAGAGGTCCATGGCTTCTTTGAATTTGCCCATCGAGCGGTTCGTGCGGGCCACCGACAGGCGGAGCGAAGTGGCCATGGCAGGCTGCAAGTAAGTCGGGTCCTTCTTGCCAGTATCGAGAATGCGTTGATAGGTGGCATTGGCTTCGGCAAAGTAGCGGGCCGCTTCGGGATTGATCCCCTTCGAAGCTGGACCGAAGCTTTCACCCATGCCGCGATACGTTTCCGCGACCCAGTTAAGAACCTTCAAATCCTTCGATTCCTTGGCCATCTGACCCAGGAACGCTTCGAAGCCCTTGCCGAGCGCCACCTTGGAAGCCGGTTCGGCAAGTTCCATTTGCTTTTGCAGATCGCGAGCGAGGCTGACGTAAATGCCAATCAGCTTGGACTGCCCCTTTTCGTCGGCACTGACCAATTGATTGAGCGATTCCATCACCCCCTTGGCCTTGGTCACTGTTTCGTCGGCATTGCCGCCAGCCGTACCAAGCGACGAGATGTAACTGCGCAGGGCAGTCTTGTAAGTTTCTTCGGGAAAGCCTTCACGCTGAGTCGTGGGATCGTTCTTGCGAACGAGCACCAGCGTGCCAACCTTGGGATCTTCGAGCAGGGCAGCCGCTTTGGCGGGCTCGTTGGTATCGACATAAATCTGGGCCAGCGAAAGGACCGCGGTGACGACAATCGGATTCACTTCGCCGCTGGCTTGCATGCGCGCCACACCATCGATGAGCGTGGTTTTGGCTTTGCTCTTCAGGCTATCGAGTTCCGTCTTCTTGGCAGCCAGATCGACACCTTCGGGCTTGATTTCGGTGCCGTTTTCCCAGTCGCGTAGTTGCTTAGAGCCTTCCAGATAGGCGGCCCACAAGGCCTGACCCATCTTCAACTCGGCCGCTCCGCGGGAAGCGTGGTCGGCGGGAATTTGGTCAAGGTACGTTTGCGCTTCGGCAAGTCGCTTCTCCTTGATCATGAATGGAATCAGGGTATTGAGCGCCTCGGCCGCCTCCGTGGAATCGGGCCATTTCTGCGTGATGTATTTGCAGATGCTGACGATCTGCTGAGCTTCGAAGTCCTTCTTTTCATCGGGATTCTGAGGGTCCTTCTCGCCGTACAGCTTGATGTACGACGCCATGGTGATCTTGGCGCATTGGCGCGCACCCTGAGCATCGGGATAGCGGCGAGAAATGAAATCGCCCACCACCGCCGCTTCCAGGTATTCGGCCTTCGTATAGGCCAGGTAGCAGAGGAGGTAGCGAACCAGATTCACTTCCTCGACGGGAGTCGCAGGTTCGACATAGCCCATCGCTAGTTTCAGATAACGGACAGCATCGTCGGTCGCCTGCGCAGCTTGCTTGGTCGCATCTTCGAGTTGCTTCTGCGTTTCCGTACGCTCGGCGGGATCCTTGAGCGTCTTGAGGCGATCGGGCAGGCTCTTCACCAAGGTGTTGGCGGCCTGCATTTCATCGATCGATTCTTTGCCGACCTTGCGGGCATCGGCGAAGTTCTTTGGTTCGGGCTTGTCAGTAACTTCGCCCCCATCGCCGCCGAAGTCGCCAATCATGTTGCGCGCCCGCTCTTGGAACGGCCCCGGAAACTTCATGACGTACCGAACCAACTTGCCGCCGTCGACCAACAGTTTGCGGGCATTGGGGTCTTTGGCATCCTTGGCTTTGAGTTCATCAGCGTAAAGCTTCATCGCCCTGGCAATATCGACTCGAATCGACATGAACTCTTCGCTGCGATCTTCGGCTGGGCGGGCGGAGTCGACCAGTTGGACCGGCCGCTTTTCTTTGTTCTTGTCGATGATTTCGAGATACAGTTTTTGATCGATCCACGAGGCCATGGCCAGTTCGGTGACTTTCACCCGCATCACGCGGAAGGGTTCCGGATTATCGGGATTGGCCAGCAGTTCGTTGAAGTAGCCGAGGGCGTCTTTGTGTTTGCCAAGCTTCTGCAAGCAGCGGGCCTGATACATGCGGGCATACAAGCCGGCTAGGCGGGTGCGATACTTCGAGTAGATCTCGCCGTACTCTTTGGCCGCCGTTTCGAGCGCCGTGGTCCGATCCTTCGCGCCAGCTTCGTAAGTTTCGGCCATTTCTTCGCGAGTGGCAGCCTGCAGAAGTTGCGATTGGAGATAGTCCTTGCGGAACTGCTCGCGTTCTTCGAACTTCTTGGCTTCTTTCTTTTCATCCAGCGCCGCGGGATACGCCTTCAGCTTTTCGCCGATTTCGGTCGTCAGATCTTCGAAGACTTTGAGCGCTTCCGTGTAGAACGTGCGGGCTTCGGTCAAGAACGCTGATTTTTGTGCGGGGAGAGCCTTCTCCGATTTCTTCATGCGAGCCCGAGCGCGCTCGACCACCACGTTGCCCAAGTGACTGCGGGCAGCAATCACCAGAATGTGCGACGAGTTGCTGCCGATGAACTTTTGGAGCGCCTGCTGACCTTCGTCGAGTTGCTTTTCTCGCAGTGCCGGGTCGCGCTGGGCCTTGGCCCCATCGACGAGGGTTACACCCCGTTCGTATTGCAGCGTCGTTTTGAATTCAGCCGGCACGGCGGGATTTTTGGCAGCAACATCGAGGTAGTCGATGGCCACATCGTAATAGCCGCGTTCGCGCAGGCCTTCGAGAAACGCACGCGCCGGTTCAATAGCCTGGGCCGATTCGGTGAACCCGGCAAGACCAACGAGCGCACCGGCAAAGAGCCAAGCCGCTAATTTTGCGCGTGAACCTAATCGAAGTGAACCGAACTCGAGCGAAGATCGCCTGGTCATGACGTGAATCCTTAATCTGCCTGCTGAGTGCGTGTACTGTTGAACGTTCGCGGGGCAACGAGTCATTTATTGCCGCCACAGCGAACGGTGAGCGAATCGTCGGGAAATAATAGTCGATAGCGAAAGTGGCTACTTGGGGAACGGATGCCGACAACGGAGCACGCCGAGAAGCGAGCCAATGTCAGACGAAAGAACAACGGGGGAACGAACTTCAGACAAGGGGAATGCGCAGAGTGCCAATTGGTAAATTATAGTCATCAGGACCTGACTTCAACCGTTTTAGTCTCAAACTGGCCCTCCAGGCGACATTTTCTCCATCCTTGACCGACTTGACGCCAAATCGTCATTCGACGGCGGCAATTTGCCTCGCTTGTTGCCAACGTTTGTTGCGGGGTTTGCCGTTAGCGGCCGCGAATCTTCTCCATTCGATCGAGCAAGGTGAGCAGGCGATTCAAATCGGGCTCTTGCCGCAGCGTCAGGCTCCACGGCCGTATGGTTGTACGGATCGTAGCGGCTGTATTGCGCTGCTGCGTCGGGAGCAGATTCTCTCTCCGCAAGGCTTCGCGCGAGCCGCGCAGTTGTTCCGCAATCTCGGCGGCCACGGCCGCCGTTTGCAGCGAAGCAGGTGTTTCGCCAAACGACGAAGCGATGTGATTGCGCGTGAGCGGCAACTTTTTCTGCTGACGCTGACTCGTTTGCGGGTCTTTCCAAGTGATGATGGCTTCGCCCAGATTGGTGCTGCTATGGCCGGTTAGCCAAAGTTCAAGCAAAGCTCCCGCAGCTTCTTCCGGCAGCAATTGAGCATCGACGGCAGCGGGAACAACCGCGGCGAGCAGGTTCGGCTCGTGACCGAGCAGACGATACGCGCCCACGGTTTGCGGATTGAAACGAATGCGAAGTTGCGCTTCGAGCGCGACCGCTGGACTATGCCCTGCCAGGCTTTCGACCAGCGAAGCATACAACTGCTGCCGCGAACTAATCGCCCGATAAGTCCCTGCCAGTTCTTGCGTCAATTGGCTCAAGAGTGGGTCGGGCTCGGAACGGCCGGAGACATCGAGCACATCAAAGCCAACCCCTTCCGCGCCGATGAGCGTCATCACTTCCGTGATCTTTTCGGCCGTATCGTCCGGCATCGCTGCCCGGCTGTCGGTAATCAAGACCAGCCGTTGACGATAAGAACCTACATTCATCAGCGGTGGTTCGGTCAAGGCAACCGAAGCTGCGGTTTGCAAACCGGCCGCCAGGTTGGTGCCGCCACGAGGATTCAATTCGAGGAGCTGCTGCCGCAACTCTTCCCCCTGGCTAGCGGTCAAATGCTCGGTGCGGCAGACGATGTCTTCTTCAAAGGCGACAATCGAGAGCGCGTCGCGCCCCGTCATCTGCCCCTGCATTTGATTGAGGGCGTGGCGCACCATTTCCAGCCGATTGCCTCGGGCCATGCTGGCCGAGATATCGATCGCCACTACCAGGTGCGTGGGCTGCTTCGATTGGCGTTTCAACTTGCCCGCCTGCACGCCAATGTGCAGCAACTTGGCATCGGGCGGGCCGAAGGGGGACGGACTGCCGTTAATAACGAGGTCTAGCCTGCCGCGTGGAGCGGGTGGAAGTCGCGATTCGAGCGCGGCCACAAACTGTTCCACGCGAATTTCGTCGGCGTTGGGGAGTTTGCCGTTCGCGAGCGCTGCTTCGGCCAGTTCGACCGACGAATTTGCGGTGCTGAGTGGAATCTCCAGCTGTTGCAGTTTGGGATTGCGGCCGGGGCTAACGGGCGGAAAGATCCCTTCGCGCAGCAGAAAGCGACGATCGAATTCGCGAACCAGCGGCGGTTCGATGCCGGAACGGGCCGGCAGTTGCACGCGGATTAATTCGGGAAGTTCATCTTCGGAATACTGCGGCGCACCGAGCAGGCCGTACTTCATGAGCACAACATCGTCCCAGGGACGCATGCCGCTGCGCAGGAGCGACTGCAACTGACCCACCGGGCCGCTGCTGGTCAGGAACAGACTCGGATCGACTTCGCCCATCAGCGTGGTGTCGCTCTCGGCAGGTTCGACCGTCATCGCCATCGACGGTAGCGATTCCTGGTGTGGCAGCCAGGTAACCCCCTCGTCAGATTCGTCCGGGGCGGGAATCAGCGAGCCGTCCCAAGTACCCGGAGCCTGAGCGAGCACGACCCATTGCGGTTCGACAGCGGGTGGATAGATCGACGTCAGGTATGCGGCCCCGGAAGTGAACAGCGTTGCCGAGACGGCCAAAAACAGCGCGGCGGCCACTGTCAAGCGAGCGGCCCAGCGCTGCACGTTGCGCCAGCGATCGGCCGGTGTTGGCAGTTGCAATTGGCCGCGCAGCGTAAGGGGCGCGTCCACTTCCTGCAACTCTTCATCGAGCAGGTCGTCTTCGGGAATTGCATGCAGCCGCAGCGACAGTTCTTCGGGAACAGCCAACCCGCATACCAGTTGATCGAGTTCATCGTCCGTGGGAATCGCGATTTCCTTCAGCCGCGCAGCGAGTTCTTGCGGCACCGCGATATCGCGGAGCAAGTCGTCGAGGCGGGAATCGTCGGGAACGTGATCCATGGAACGAGAGCGCTAGTTACTTCAAGCTGTTCGATTGAGGCGGTGGGTGGGGTATGTCATGTACGGGCTGCAATCAGCACTTCGCGTAATCGCCGGCGCGCCCGGCTGACCCGCGATAACACGGTGCCCAGCGGAACTTCCAGCAAATCGGCGACTTCCTGATGGGTTAACTCGCCCACGACGACCAGCAGTAATGTCTCGCGCAACTCGGTCGGAAGTTGCGACAGGGCGAACTGCATCTCGTCGGTGTAGTCACTAGCCAGCGGATCGATCGGCTGCACGCCAACATCCAAAGGTTGTTCGCCAGCCAAGGTGGGAGGGGGGGCCTTGCGCCGCCAACGATCCACAATTCGCCGGCGCAGGATTGACGCTAACCACGCGCGGTCCCCGATCCCTTCGCAGAAAGCCTCACGGCTTTTCCACGCTGAGCGGAAGGTCTCTTGAACCATATCCTCAGCTTCGTGCCGGTCCCCCATCATGCGATAGGCAATGCGGTACAAAGCAGACGTGTGTTCATCGACCAGCGCGTTGAACTGCGTCAACGACAACGCCAACGTCCGGTCTCCGTTGCGGAAAATCGCCGCTTCAATCAGCAGCAAGTTGTTTCGAGAGAGGAACTTGCGGCAATTTGCAGCAGCGAGACTAAGTTGACTCGCTAATAGGGGTTCGCCCCGTCCCCTTAAGTTTATTCCCGCTAGCTATCGCGGGGATAGCTTTCCGTTGCCAAAAAAATGCCGCGGGGAGTGGGCTTAGCAGGCAATCTGTCTATACGAGCCAGCGGAGAATTAAGTTTTCGTGACTGAAAGGAGTTGAGCGAGGGTGACAGCCAGGCCTTCCAGAGCGCTGCGGTCGGGGAGGGTGATCGTCAGCCGCTGCTTGCCGGCGGGATCTACTTCGACGCACTGTGAAAGTTCCGAGGTGATTTCGCTGACGAGTTGCGGCTGAGCAGGGGTCGCTGCTCCTTGCGAGGCGACCAGTTCGCCCAAAACCCAGTCCGGTGCCGCGCAAGGCAACGCGAAACGTCTTGCCGGTGAGCATGCTGGTGACGGTGTAATGGGTCCAGGGCTGCTCGGGCACAGCCGCGGCGATCTTCATTTTTTCGGTGCGGGCGCGTTCGGCCCGGTCACTGAGCGCCCGCAGGTACAATTCTTCTTCCGGCAAACTTTCGAGCGGCTTACCGGGCTCGGTTGGAGCAACCGCCAGGCCCAGAAGAGTCTTCTCCTCCAGCAGCAGAGAGAAGGCTGCTCCGAGATGCTCACAGGGACCTTCGCAGCCAGTGCAGTTCCATAGTAATCGGCTGCGGGAATCGGCCCTTGGCGTGATGCTGGCGACAACAGGCAGCCCCTGCTTCGTCGTCTCAAAAAAGCGGACGCGGAATAGATCGTTCCCGAGATAGACCTGCTGTTCGGGATTGATTTCCCACTTGCCGCCCTGCTGAATCAGTTTTTTCCTGCGGGGCCGAGCAGTTTGCAGGCATCAAGAAAGTTGAGTTGCGACAGACGATCGCGAAAGGTGAGCTTGTTCGCAGGCTTTGATTCGACCACCGGAGCCTTGGTGTTTGCCGCATCCTTCGTCGTCATGACGCACCCTTGAAGAAGAGTTGCCGCGATTAGTGCGGTGAACGAGTCATTCCTAAATCAGACCCCTGCAACAGGCACCGATCTTAATGAACCGCCCACCCCGATTGAATCACCCCGTGCGACCAATTTACTTGAGCGCGTCGAGTGGATTTTGAAAGATCTCGGCGAGCTTTAGTTCGAAACCGGGCAGCAGGGAGGTCGAGACCATGGCTGTTCCTTGCCAGACCAGCGGGGACTGGGGGCTGGTGAACTGGTGCAACTCACGCGTCTTGGGATAGACGTACCAAACTTCTTCACTCCCCGTAGAGAAATACTCCTTCAACTTCTCATCCATTTCCTTGCGGCTGTTCGAATCGCTAATGACTTCGACGGCTAGGGTGGGTGCGACAGGAATGAGATTTTCTTGAATTCCTGCAAAAAACTGCTGGGCGCGATCTGCTGCTAAGTACGCCGTATTCGGGCGGCGAATGAGTCCTGTGCGCAATCTGTATGCTGCACTGCCCCCCAGCACGATTCCACCTGAATGCAGACCTACATACGATGCAAGTGAACTACAAATCCGGCTGCCGATGAAGGAATGGAATGTCCATGTCGCTTTGTCGATCAAAATTCCGTCGACTAGTTCGCACAAGCGGTCTTCGTGCTCGGCGAGATAAACCACGGCTTCTTCCGTGGCCTGACCCGGAAGAGGCCTCATGGCGATACGTGCCACGGGAATCTCGCCAAAACGCTCAGCAAGTTGAACTAGCATGAACTGCGGCAAGTCCAAGTCAATTGGACCATTCATTGGCGACCAAGTGCTCATAAACGCCAGTTTAGGCAGACTGCTGACCCTTTACGAGTGTCTTCCCCTGGTTTGTGCTTCCGCTGCCTTTCCTTGCCAGCACCGGCAATTCAGCCACTTTCCGTCCCTTCGCGCCCCTCGGCTACCCGGCTAAAATCGCGGTTTCCCGTTTTACCCGGCTTTTGCCGGTTACAAACCAGACGTAACTCTCCACGAGCACCGCTCAATCAGCACGAAATCATGAGCAAGAAGAAAAACCTGGTCGTTGCCCAAAGCGGCGGCCCGAGTCCGGTGATCAACAACACGCTGCGCGGCCTGATCGAAGCGGCTCGCAACTACGACAACATCGGCACCGTCTACGGCGCATTTCACGGCATCGAAGGGGTGCTGAAAGAAGAGTTGCTCGACCTCTCGGGGCAATGCCGCGACGAGATCTCGCTCCTTCGTTACACGCCGGCCGCCGGTTCGATTGGCACTTGCCGTTACAAGCTCAAGGCGAATCAAAACGAAGACTTCGATCGCGTGCTGGAGGTATTTAAGGCTCACGATGTCGGCTACTTCTGCTACATCGGTGGCAACGACTCGATGGACACCGCCAACAAAGTGGCTCAGCTTGCGCAGCAGCGAGGCTTGGACCTGATTGGCATCGGCGGGCCCAAGACAATCGACAACGACGTCGGCGATTCCGAATTCAAGCTCATCGACCATACACCTGGTTACGGCAGCACCGCCAAGTACTGGATGCACGCGGTTCAAAATGCCAACGAAGAAAACGAAGGCTCGTGCCCCGCAGACCCTGTGCTGGTCATGCAAGCCATGGGTCGCAAGATCGGCTTCATTCCTGCCGCGGCTCGGCTGGCCGATCCGAATCGCGAGATGCCGTTGCAGATCTATCTGGCCGAAAGCCCTTGCTCGCTCGAGCAATTGGCTGATAACGTCAACGATCAACTGGTGAAAGACGGTCGCTGCATTGTCGTCATCAGCGAAGGCTTTAACGTCGGCAGCTTGGGCGAGCGTAAAGACTCGTTCGGCCACACGCAGTTCAGCAGCAGCGAAACGACGGTGGCTCAGCTGGTCGTGAACTACCTCAACAAGATCGGCTTGAAGGCCAAGGGAAGTGCTCGCGGCAATGTGCCCGGCACCGACCAGCGTCACTCGATGGCTTATGCCTCGACAGTCGATTTGGACGAAGCCTATCGCGCCGGCGAGAACTGCGCCGTCATCGCCGCCAAGGGTGAGAGCGGCTACATGTCGACCATCCTGCGTAACCCAGGTGCCGTCTACAGTGTGACCTACGACAAGGTTCCTTTGACCGAAGTCGCCAACAGCGAGCGGACCTTCCCCAAGAAGTGGATCACCGCTGCGGGCAACGACGTCACCGACGACTTCCTCAGGTACGCCAAGCCCCTCGTCGGCGAAGGGATGGTCAGCTTGCCTATCGTTGATGGTCGTCAACGGATGACGCGGCTTAAGAAGACGTTCGCCGCGCAAAAGTTGCCGAAGTATGTGCCGCAAGCGGATCGGGCAAAGTAGTAGGGAGGAAGCGAGGAAGGGATAAAGGGTTGAAGAGAGGGAAAGCCAAGGCGGGAGGTTGTGATGAGGAATTATCGCGACCTCTAGGTTTGGCAAGCTGCCTTGCGACTCGCAGTTGATATTTGTCGTGCCCTGGAATCGTTTCCTAAGCACGAGCAGTACGGCATTTGCAGTCAGATTCGCAGGAGTGCAGTTTCTATTCCCTCAAATATTGCCGAAGGACATCAACGCGACTCCACCAAGGAGTTCCTTCAATTCCTTTCCATTGCCCGCGGTTCATTGGCTGAAGTTGAAACACAAATCATCATTTCTCAAGAACTCGGATATTTCAAGAAAGAGTATGCAGAAGCATTCCTAGCACGAACTAGCGAGTTGCTTCGCATGCTCCAAGGACTTCAAGCGGCCCTGCGAAGGCGATTGGCCAAGTAAATTCCTGCTGCTCTATCTCTTCATCGCTTCGTCCCTTTCCCCCTTCAACCCTAACCTCTAACCAACAGCCTCACCCATGTATGAGATAGCTCCCAAACACGCTTTCCTCGTCGGCATCGATAGCGATGGCTGCACGTTCGACACCATGGAACTGAAGCACAAAGAGTGCTTCATTCCGAACATCATCAACTACTACGGCCTGCAAGCCGTAAGCAAGTACGCTCGCGAATGTGCCGAGTTTGTGAACCTGTACAGCAAGAGCCGCGGCATCAATCGCTTCCCGGCGCTCATCGAAGCGCTCGAGTGGCTGCAGAAGCGGCCCGAGGTGATCGCTCGCGGCGTGAAGATCGAAATTCCTGATGCACTGCGCAAGTGGGTCAAGGAAGAAACCAAGCTGGGCAATCCAGCGCTCGAAGCCAAGGTGAAGGCCAGCGGCGACAAGGCCCTAACCGAATGCCTCGCGTGGTCGAAGGCCGTGAACAAGACCGTCGACGATATGGTTCGTCACGTGCCGCCATTCCCGTATGTCTTCGACAGCTTGAAAAAGCTGCAAGGCAAGGCCGACATGATCGTCTGCTCGGCCACGCCGAACGACGCGCTGAAGAAGGAATGGAGCGAGCATGGTATCGATCAGTTCGTGACCGCGATCTGCGGCCAGGAAGTCGGCACGAAGAAGGAAGTCCTCACGAACTCGCAGAAGTACGCCCCCAGCCATACGCTGATGATTGGCGATGCTCCTGGCGACTATGCCGCTGCCAAGGCCAACAACTGCCTCTTCTATCCGATCAATCCCGGCAATGAAGACGCCAGTTGGAAGCGGTTTCATGATGAAGCCATCGATCGCTTTTTGAATGAGACGTTTGCGGGTGAATATCAAAAGATGTTGCTCGCCGAGTTCGATAGCTACTTGCCTGAGAAGCCAAGTTGGAAGGGTGTTAGCTAGGAGGGGGCTAGGGACCGGGAACTGGGAGCTGGGGAAAGAAGGCAATGGCCGCTATTCGCAGCTACCGCGACTTAATCGTTTGGCAAGAGGCGATTTCGCTGGCGAAGAGTGTCTACAAACTTTCCGCGAAC
Above is a window of Anatilimnocola aggregata DNA encoding:
- a CDS encoding HAD family hydrolase — encoded protein: MYEIAPKHAFLVGIDSDGCTFDTMELKHKECFIPNIINYYGLQAVSKYARECAEFVNLYSKSRGINRFPALIEALEWLQKRPEVIARGVKIEIPDALRKWVKEETKLGNPALEAKVKASGDKALTECLAWSKAVNKTVDDMVRHVPPFPYVFDSLKKLQGKADMIVCSATPNDALKKEWSEHGIDQFVTAICGQEVGTKKEVLTNSQKYAPSHTLMIGDAPGDYAAAKANNCLFYPINPGNEDASWKRFHDEAIDRFLNETFAGEYQKMLLAEFDSYLPEKPSWKGVS